Proteins found in one Neomonachus schauinslandi chromosome 1, ASM220157v2, whole genome shotgun sequence genomic segment:
- the MLH1 gene encoding DNA mismatch repair protein Mlh1 isoform X3 produces the protein MSLVAGVIRRLDETVVNRIAAGEVIQRPANAIKEMIENCLDAQSTSIQVVVKEGGLKLIQIQDNGTGIRALASISHVAHVTITTKTADAKCAYRANYSDGKLKAPPKPCAGNQGTQITVEDLFYNISTRRKALKNPSEEYGKILEVVGRYSIHNSGISFSVKKQGETVADVRTLPNATTVDNIRSIFGNAVSRELIEVGCEDKTLAFKMNGYISNANYSVKKCIFLLFINHRLVESTSLRKAIETVYAAYLPKNTHPFLYLSLEISPQNVDVNVHPTKHEVHFLHEDSILERVQQHIESKLLGSNSSRMYFTQALLPGLAGPSGEVVKSTMGVTPSSTSGSGDKVYAHQMVRTDSREQKLDAFLQPVSKALSIQPQDVVPEDRTDASSGRAGQQDEEMLELPEPAQVAARNQATEGDAREGTSETAEKRGSPSSPGNPRKRPRESSDVEMVEDDSRKEMTAACTPRRRVINLTSVLSLQEEIDERGHATLREMLHNHSFVGCVNPQWALAQHQTKLYLLNTTKLSEELFYQILIYDFANFGILRLSEPAPLFDLAMLALDSPESGWTEEDGPKEGLAEYIVEFLKKKAEMLADYFSLEIDEEGNLTGLPLLIDNYVPPLEGLPIFILRLATEVNWDEEKECFESLSKECAMFYSIRKQYISEESTLSGQQSEVSGSSANPWKWTVEHIVYKAFRSHLLPPKHFTEDGNILQLANLPDLYKVFERC, from the exons AATGGCACTGGGATCAGG GCTTTGGCCAGCATCAGCCACGTGGCTCATGTTACTATTACAACCAAAACAGCTGATGCAAAGTGCGCATACAG AGCGAATTATTCAGATGGAAAGCTGAAAGCTCCTCCTAAACCATGTGCAGGCAATCAGGGGACCCAGATCACG GTGGAGGACCTTTTTTACAACATATCCACGAGgaggaaagctttaaaaaatcccAGTGAAGAGTATGGGAAAATTTTGGAAGTTGTTGGCAG GTATTCAATACACAATTCAGGCATTAGTTTCTCAGTTAAAAAA CAAGGTGAGACTGTAGCTGACGTTAGGACACTGCCTAATGCCACAACGGTGGACAATATTCGCTCCATCTTTGGAAATGCTGTTAGCCG AGAACTGATAGAAGTTGGGTGTGAGGATAAAACCCTAGCCTTCAAAATGAATGGCTACATATCCAATGCAAATTACTCAGTGAAGAAGTGCATCTTCTTACTCTTCATCAACC atCGTCTGGTAGAGTCAACTTCCTTAAGAAAAGCCATTGAAACAGTGTATGCTGCATATTTGCCCAAAAACACACACCCATTCCTGTACCTCAG CTTAGAGATCAGCCCCCAGAACGTGGATGTCAATGTGCACCCCACAAAGCACGAAGTTCACTTCCTGCACGAGGACAGCATCCTGGAGCGGGTGCAGCAGCACATTGAGAGCAAGCTCCTGGGCTCCAACTCCTCCAGGATGTACTTCACCCAG GCTTTACTACCAGGTCTTGCTGGCCCCTCTGGGGAGGTGGTTAAATCCACAATGGGTGTGACCCCCTCATCTACTTCTGGAAGTGGCGACAAGGTCTATGCCCACCAGATGGTCCGCACAGATTCACGGGAACAGAAGCTCGATGCCTTTCTGCAGCCTGTAAGCAAGGCCCTGTCCATTCAGCCTCAGGACGTTGTCCCAGAAGACAGGACCGATGCTTccagtggcagggctgggcagcAAGATGAGGAAATGCTTGAACTCCCAGAGCCTGCTCAAGTGGCTGCCAGAAATCAGGCCACGGAGGGAGATGCGAGAGAGGGGACTTCGGAAACGGCAGAGAAGAGAGGGTCCCCTTCCAGCCCGGGCAACCCCAG AAAGAGGCCTCGGGAAAGCTCTGATGTGGAAATGGTGGAAGATGATTCCCGAAAGGAAATGACAGCAGCGTGTACCCCTCGGCGGAGGGTCATCAACCTCACCAGCGTGCTGAGCCTCCAGGAGGAAATTGACGAGCGGGGACATGCGA CACTCCGGGAGATGCTGCATAACCACTCCTTTGTGGGCTGCGTGAATCCACAGTGGGCCTTGGCGCAGCATCAGACCAAGTTATACCTTCTCAACACCACCAAACTGAG tgaagaACTGTTCTACCAGATACTCATTTATGATTTTGCCAATTTCGGTATTCTGAGGCTGTCG GAGCCAGCGCCACTCTTTGACCTGGCCATGCTCGCCTTGGATAGTCCTGAGAGTGGCTGGACGGAGGAAGATGGTCCCAAAGAAGGACTTGCCGAGTACATTGTTGAGTTTCTGAAGAAGAAGGCTGAGATGCTCGCAGACTATTTCTCTTTGGAAATCGATGAG gaagggAACCTGACTGGATTACCCCTGCTGATTGACAACTATGTGCCCCCTTTGGAGGGTCTGCCTATCTTCATTCTTCGACTCGCCACGGAG GTGAACTGGGATGAAGAGAAGGAATGTTTTGAAAGCCTCAGTAAAGAATGTGCTATGTTTTATTCCATTCGGAAGCAGTATATATCTGAGGAGTCGACCCTCTCGGGCCAGCAG AGCGAAGTGTCGGGCTCCTCTGCAAACCCCTGGAAGTGGACTGTGGAACACATTGTTTATAAAGCCTTCCGCTCCCACCTTCTGCCTCCTAAACATTTCACAGAAGATGGAAATATCCTACAGCTTGCTAACCTGCCCGATCTGTACAAAGTCTTCGAGAGGTGCTGA
- the MLH1 gene encoding DNA mismatch repair protein Mlh1 isoform X2, translated as MSLVAGVIRRLDETVVNRIAAGEVIQRPANAIKEMIENCLDAQSTSIQVVVKEGGLKLIQIQDNGTGIRKEDLDIVCERFTTSKLQSFEDLARISTYGFRGEALASISHVAHVTITTKTADAKCAYRANYSDGKLKAPPKPCAGNQGTQITVEDLFYNISTRRKALKNPSEEYGKILEVVGRYSIHNSGISFSVKKQGETVADVRTLPNATTVDNIRSIFGNAVSRELIEVGCEDKTLAFKMNGYISNANYSVKKCIFLLFINHRLVESTSLRKAIETVYAAYLPKNTHPFLYLSLEISPQNVDVNVHPTKHEVHFLHEDSILERVQQHIESKLLGSNSSRMYFTQALLPGLAGPSGEVVKSTMGVTPSSTSGSGDKVYAHQMVRTDSREQKLDAFLQPVSKALSIQPQDVVPEDRTDASSGRAGQQDEEMLELPEPAQVAARNQATEGDAREGTSETAEKRGSPSSPGNPRKRPRESSDVEMVEDDSRKEMTAACTPRRRVINLTSVLSLQEEIDERGHATLREMLHNHSFVGCVNPQWALAQHQTKLYLLNTTKLSEELFYQILIYDFANFGILRLSEPAPLFDLAMLALDSPESGWTEEDGPKEGLAEYIVEFLKKKAEMLADYFSLEIDEVNWDEEKECFESLSKECAMFYSIRKQYISEESTLSGQQSEVSGSSANPWKWTVEHIVYKAFRSHLLPPKHFTEDGNILQLANLPDLYKVFERC; from the exons AATGGCACTGGGATCAGG AAAGAAGATCTGGATATTGTGTGTGAGAGGTTCACTACAAGTAAACTGCAGTCCTTTGAGGATTTAGCTCGTATTTCTACCTATGGCTTTCGGGGTGAG GCTTTGGCCAGCATCAGCCACGTGGCTCATGTTACTATTACAACCAAAACAGCTGATGCAAAGTGCGCATACAG AGCGAATTATTCAGATGGAAAGCTGAAAGCTCCTCCTAAACCATGTGCAGGCAATCAGGGGACCCAGATCACG GTGGAGGACCTTTTTTACAACATATCCACGAGgaggaaagctttaaaaaatcccAGTGAAGAGTATGGGAAAATTTTGGAAGTTGTTGGCAG GTATTCAATACACAATTCAGGCATTAGTTTCTCAGTTAAAAAA CAAGGTGAGACTGTAGCTGACGTTAGGACACTGCCTAATGCCACAACGGTGGACAATATTCGCTCCATCTTTGGAAATGCTGTTAGCCG AGAACTGATAGAAGTTGGGTGTGAGGATAAAACCCTAGCCTTCAAAATGAATGGCTACATATCCAATGCAAATTACTCAGTGAAGAAGTGCATCTTCTTACTCTTCATCAACC atCGTCTGGTAGAGTCAACTTCCTTAAGAAAAGCCATTGAAACAGTGTATGCTGCATATTTGCCCAAAAACACACACCCATTCCTGTACCTCAG CTTAGAGATCAGCCCCCAGAACGTGGATGTCAATGTGCACCCCACAAAGCACGAAGTTCACTTCCTGCACGAGGACAGCATCCTGGAGCGGGTGCAGCAGCACATTGAGAGCAAGCTCCTGGGCTCCAACTCCTCCAGGATGTACTTCACCCAG GCTTTACTACCAGGTCTTGCTGGCCCCTCTGGGGAGGTGGTTAAATCCACAATGGGTGTGACCCCCTCATCTACTTCTGGAAGTGGCGACAAGGTCTATGCCCACCAGATGGTCCGCACAGATTCACGGGAACAGAAGCTCGATGCCTTTCTGCAGCCTGTAAGCAAGGCCCTGTCCATTCAGCCTCAGGACGTTGTCCCAGAAGACAGGACCGATGCTTccagtggcagggctgggcagcAAGATGAGGAAATGCTTGAACTCCCAGAGCCTGCTCAAGTGGCTGCCAGAAATCAGGCCACGGAGGGAGATGCGAGAGAGGGGACTTCGGAAACGGCAGAGAAGAGAGGGTCCCCTTCCAGCCCGGGCAACCCCAG AAAGAGGCCTCGGGAAAGCTCTGATGTGGAAATGGTGGAAGATGATTCCCGAAAGGAAATGACAGCAGCGTGTACCCCTCGGCGGAGGGTCATCAACCTCACCAGCGTGCTGAGCCTCCAGGAGGAAATTGACGAGCGGGGACATGCGA CACTCCGGGAGATGCTGCATAACCACTCCTTTGTGGGCTGCGTGAATCCACAGTGGGCCTTGGCGCAGCATCAGACCAAGTTATACCTTCTCAACACCACCAAACTGAG tgaagaACTGTTCTACCAGATACTCATTTATGATTTTGCCAATTTCGGTATTCTGAGGCTGTCG GAGCCAGCGCCACTCTTTGACCTGGCCATGCTCGCCTTGGATAGTCCTGAGAGTGGCTGGACGGAGGAAGATGGTCCCAAAGAAGGACTTGCCGAGTACATTGTTGAGTTTCTGAAGAAGAAGGCTGAGATGCTCGCAGACTATTTCTCTTTGGAAATCGATGAG GTGAACTGGGATGAAGAGAAGGAATGTTTTGAAAGCCTCAGTAAAGAATGTGCTATGTTTTATTCCATTCGGAAGCAGTATATATCTGAGGAGTCGACCCTCTCGGGCCAGCAG AGCGAAGTGTCGGGCTCCTCTGCAAACCCCTGGAAGTGGACTGTGGAACACATTGTTTATAAAGCCTTCCGCTCCCACCTTCTGCCTCCTAAACATTTCACAGAAGATGGAAATATCCTACAGCTTGCTAACCTGCCCGATCTGTACAAAGTCTTCGAGAGGTGCTGA
- the MLH1 gene encoding DNA mismatch repair protein Mlh1 isoform X5 → MSLVAGVIRRLDETVVNRIAAGEVIQRPANAIKEMIENCLDAQSTSIQVVVKEGGLKLIQIQDNGTGIRKEDLDIVCERFTTSKLQSFEDLARISTYGFRGEALASISHVAHVTITTKTADAKCAYRANYSDGKLKAPPKPCAGNQGTQITVEDLFYNISTRRKALKNPSEEYGKILEVVGRYSIHNSGISFSVKKQGETVADVRTLPNATTVDNIRSIFGNAVSRELIEVGCEDKTLAFKMNGYISNANYSVKKCIFLLFINHRLVESTSLRKAIETVYAAYLPKNTHPFLYLSLEISPQNVDVNVHPTKHEVHFLHEDSILERVQQHIESKLLGSNSSRMYFTQALLPGLAGPSGEVVKSTMGVTPSSTSGSGDKVYAHQMVRTDSREQKLDAFLQPVSKALSIQPQDVVPEDRTDASSGRAGQQDEEMLELPEPAQVAARNQATEGDAREGTSETAEKRGSPSSPGNPRKRPRESSDVEMVEDDSRKEMTAACTPRRRVINLTSVLSLQEEIDERGHATLREMLHNHSFVGCVNPQWALAQHQTKLYLLNTTKLSEELFYQILIYDFANFGILRLSEPAPLFDLAMLALDSPESGWTEEDGPKEGLAEYIVEFLKKKAEMLADYFSLEIDESEVSGSSANPWKWTVEHIVYKAFRSHLLPPKHFTEDGNILQLANLPDLYKVFERC, encoded by the exons AATGGCACTGGGATCAGG AAAGAAGATCTGGATATTGTGTGTGAGAGGTTCACTACAAGTAAACTGCAGTCCTTTGAGGATTTAGCTCGTATTTCTACCTATGGCTTTCGGGGTGAG GCTTTGGCCAGCATCAGCCACGTGGCTCATGTTACTATTACAACCAAAACAGCTGATGCAAAGTGCGCATACAG AGCGAATTATTCAGATGGAAAGCTGAAAGCTCCTCCTAAACCATGTGCAGGCAATCAGGGGACCCAGATCACG GTGGAGGACCTTTTTTACAACATATCCACGAGgaggaaagctttaaaaaatcccAGTGAAGAGTATGGGAAAATTTTGGAAGTTGTTGGCAG GTATTCAATACACAATTCAGGCATTAGTTTCTCAGTTAAAAAA CAAGGTGAGACTGTAGCTGACGTTAGGACACTGCCTAATGCCACAACGGTGGACAATATTCGCTCCATCTTTGGAAATGCTGTTAGCCG AGAACTGATAGAAGTTGGGTGTGAGGATAAAACCCTAGCCTTCAAAATGAATGGCTACATATCCAATGCAAATTACTCAGTGAAGAAGTGCATCTTCTTACTCTTCATCAACC atCGTCTGGTAGAGTCAACTTCCTTAAGAAAAGCCATTGAAACAGTGTATGCTGCATATTTGCCCAAAAACACACACCCATTCCTGTACCTCAG CTTAGAGATCAGCCCCCAGAACGTGGATGTCAATGTGCACCCCACAAAGCACGAAGTTCACTTCCTGCACGAGGACAGCATCCTGGAGCGGGTGCAGCAGCACATTGAGAGCAAGCTCCTGGGCTCCAACTCCTCCAGGATGTACTTCACCCAG GCTTTACTACCAGGTCTTGCTGGCCCCTCTGGGGAGGTGGTTAAATCCACAATGGGTGTGACCCCCTCATCTACTTCTGGAAGTGGCGACAAGGTCTATGCCCACCAGATGGTCCGCACAGATTCACGGGAACAGAAGCTCGATGCCTTTCTGCAGCCTGTAAGCAAGGCCCTGTCCATTCAGCCTCAGGACGTTGTCCCAGAAGACAGGACCGATGCTTccagtggcagggctgggcagcAAGATGAGGAAATGCTTGAACTCCCAGAGCCTGCTCAAGTGGCTGCCAGAAATCAGGCCACGGAGGGAGATGCGAGAGAGGGGACTTCGGAAACGGCAGAGAAGAGAGGGTCCCCTTCCAGCCCGGGCAACCCCAG AAAGAGGCCTCGGGAAAGCTCTGATGTGGAAATGGTGGAAGATGATTCCCGAAAGGAAATGACAGCAGCGTGTACCCCTCGGCGGAGGGTCATCAACCTCACCAGCGTGCTGAGCCTCCAGGAGGAAATTGACGAGCGGGGACATGCGA CACTCCGGGAGATGCTGCATAACCACTCCTTTGTGGGCTGCGTGAATCCACAGTGGGCCTTGGCGCAGCATCAGACCAAGTTATACCTTCTCAACACCACCAAACTGAG tgaagaACTGTTCTACCAGATACTCATTTATGATTTTGCCAATTTCGGTATTCTGAGGCTGTCG GAGCCAGCGCCACTCTTTGACCTGGCCATGCTCGCCTTGGATAGTCCTGAGAGTGGCTGGACGGAGGAAGATGGTCCCAAAGAAGGACTTGCCGAGTACATTGTTGAGTTTCTGAAGAAGAAGGCTGAGATGCTCGCAGACTATTTCTCTTTGGAAATCGATGAG AGCGAAGTGTCGGGCTCCTCTGCAAACCCCTGGAAGTGGACTGTGGAACACATTGTTTATAAAGCCTTCCGCTCCCACCTTCTGCCTCCTAAACATTTCACAGAAGATGGAAATATCCTACAGCTTGCTAACCTGCCCGATCTGTACAAAGTCTTCGAGAGGTGCTGA
- the MLH1 gene encoding DNA mismatch repair protein Mlh1 isoform X1: MSLVAGVIRRLDETVVNRIAAGEVIQRPANAIKEMIENCLDAQSTSIQVVVKEGGLKLIQIQDNGTGIRKEDLDIVCERFTTSKLQSFEDLARISTYGFRGEALASISHVAHVTITTKTADAKCAYRANYSDGKLKAPPKPCAGNQGTQITVEDLFYNISTRRKALKNPSEEYGKILEVVGRYSIHNSGISFSVKKQGETVADVRTLPNATTVDNIRSIFGNAVSRELIEVGCEDKTLAFKMNGYISNANYSVKKCIFLLFINHRLVESTSLRKAIETVYAAYLPKNTHPFLYLSLEISPQNVDVNVHPTKHEVHFLHEDSILERVQQHIESKLLGSNSSRMYFTQALLPGLAGPSGEVVKSTMGVTPSSTSGSGDKVYAHQMVRTDSREQKLDAFLQPVSKALSIQPQDVVPEDRTDASSGRAGQQDEEMLELPEPAQVAARNQATEGDAREGTSETAEKRGSPSSPGNPRKRPRESSDVEMVEDDSRKEMTAACTPRRRVINLTSVLSLQEEIDERGHATLREMLHNHSFVGCVNPQWALAQHQTKLYLLNTTKLSEELFYQILIYDFANFGILRLSEPAPLFDLAMLALDSPESGWTEEDGPKEGLAEYIVEFLKKKAEMLADYFSLEIDEEGNLTGLPLLIDNYVPPLEGLPIFILRLATEVNWDEEKECFESLSKECAMFYSIRKQYISEESTLSGQQSEVSGSSANPWKWTVEHIVYKAFRSHLLPPKHFTEDGNILQLANLPDLYKVFERC, from the exons AATGGCACTGGGATCAGG AAAGAAGATCTGGATATTGTGTGTGAGAGGTTCACTACAAGTAAACTGCAGTCCTTTGAGGATTTAGCTCGTATTTCTACCTATGGCTTTCGGGGTGAG GCTTTGGCCAGCATCAGCCACGTGGCTCATGTTACTATTACAACCAAAACAGCTGATGCAAAGTGCGCATACAG AGCGAATTATTCAGATGGAAAGCTGAAAGCTCCTCCTAAACCATGTGCAGGCAATCAGGGGACCCAGATCACG GTGGAGGACCTTTTTTACAACATATCCACGAGgaggaaagctttaaaaaatcccAGTGAAGAGTATGGGAAAATTTTGGAAGTTGTTGGCAG GTATTCAATACACAATTCAGGCATTAGTTTCTCAGTTAAAAAA CAAGGTGAGACTGTAGCTGACGTTAGGACACTGCCTAATGCCACAACGGTGGACAATATTCGCTCCATCTTTGGAAATGCTGTTAGCCG AGAACTGATAGAAGTTGGGTGTGAGGATAAAACCCTAGCCTTCAAAATGAATGGCTACATATCCAATGCAAATTACTCAGTGAAGAAGTGCATCTTCTTACTCTTCATCAACC atCGTCTGGTAGAGTCAACTTCCTTAAGAAAAGCCATTGAAACAGTGTATGCTGCATATTTGCCCAAAAACACACACCCATTCCTGTACCTCAG CTTAGAGATCAGCCCCCAGAACGTGGATGTCAATGTGCACCCCACAAAGCACGAAGTTCACTTCCTGCACGAGGACAGCATCCTGGAGCGGGTGCAGCAGCACATTGAGAGCAAGCTCCTGGGCTCCAACTCCTCCAGGATGTACTTCACCCAG GCTTTACTACCAGGTCTTGCTGGCCCCTCTGGGGAGGTGGTTAAATCCACAATGGGTGTGACCCCCTCATCTACTTCTGGAAGTGGCGACAAGGTCTATGCCCACCAGATGGTCCGCACAGATTCACGGGAACAGAAGCTCGATGCCTTTCTGCAGCCTGTAAGCAAGGCCCTGTCCATTCAGCCTCAGGACGTTGTCCCAGAAGACAGGACCGATGCTTccagtggcagggctgggcagcAAGATGAGGAAATGCTTGAACTCCCAGAGCCTGCTCAAGTGGCTGCCAGAAATCAGGCCACGGAGGGAGATGCGAGAGAGGGGACTTCGGAAACGGCAGAGAAGAGAGGGTCCCCTTCCAGCCCGGGCAACCCCAG AAAGAGGCCTCGGGAAAGCTCTGATGTGGAAATGGTGGAAGATGATTCCCGAAAGGAAATGACAGCAGCGTGTACCCCTCGGCGGAGGGTCATCAACCTCACCAGCGTGCTGAGCCTCCAGGAGGAAATTGACGAGCGGGGACATGCGA CACTCCGGGAGATGCTGCATAACCACTCCTTTGTGGGCTGCGTGAATCCACAGTGGGCCTTGGCGCAGCATCAGACCAAGTTATACCTTCTCAACACCACCAAACTGAG tgaagaACTGTTCTACCAGATACTCATTTATGATTTTGCCAATTTCGGTATTCTGAGGCTGTCG GAGCCAGCGCCACTCTTTGACCTGGCCATGCTCGCCTTGGATAGTCCTGAGAGTGGCTGGACGGAGGAAGATGGTCCCAAAGAAGGACTTGCCGAGTACATTGTTGAGTTTCTGAAGAAGAAGGCTGAGATGCTCGCAGACTATTTCTCTTTGGAAATCGATGAG gaagggAACCTGACTGGATTACCCCTGCTGATTGACAACTATGTGCCCCCTTTGGAGGGTCTGCCTATCTTCATTCTTCGACTCGCCACGGAG GTGAACTGGGATGAAGAGAAGGAATGTTTTGAAAGCCTCAGTAAAGAATGTGCTATGTTTTATTCCATTCGGAAGCAGTATATATCTGAGGAGTCGACCCTCTCGGGCCAGCAG AGCGAAGTGTCGGGCTCCTCTGCAAACCCCTGGAAGTGGACTGTGGAACACATTGTTTATAAAGCCTTCCGCTCCCACCTTCTGCCTCCTAAACATTTCACAGAAGATGGAAATATCCTACAGCTTGCTAACCTGCCCGATCTGTACAAAGTCTTCGAGAGGTGCTGA
- the MLH1 gene encoding DNA mismatch repair protein Mlh1 isoform X4, with translation MSLVAGVIRRLDETVVNRIAAGEVIQRPANAIKEMIENCLDAQSTSIQVVVKEGGLKLIQIQDNGTGIRKEDLDIVCERFTTSKLQSFEDLARISTYGFRGEALASISHVAHVTITTKTADAKCAYRANYSDGKLKAPPKPCAGNQGTQITVEDLFYNISTRRKALKNPSEEYGKILEVVGRYSIHNSGISFSVKKQGETVADVRTLPNATTVDNIRSIFGNAVSRELIEVGCEDKTLAFKMNGYISNANYSVKKCIFLLFINHRLVESTSLRKAIETVYAAYLPKNTHPFLYLSLEISPQNVDVNVHPTKHEVHFLHEDSILERVQQHIESKLLGSNSSRMYFTQALLPGLAGPSGEVVKSTMGVTPSSTSGSGDKVYAHQMVRTDSREQKLDAFLQPVSKALSIQPQDVVPEDRTDASSGRAGQQDEEMLELPEPAQVAARNQATEGDAREGTSETAEKRGSPSSPGNPRKRPRESSDVEMVEDDSRKEMTAACTPRRRVINLTSVLSLQEEIDERGHATLREMLHNHSFVGCVNPQWALAQHQTKLYLLNTTKLSEELFYQILIYDFANFGILRLSEGNLTGLPLLIDNYVPPLEGLPIFILRLATEVNWDEEKECFESLSKECAMFYSIRKQYISEESTLSGQQSEVSGSSANPWKWTVEHIVYKAFRSHLLPPKHFTEDGNILQLANLPDLYKVFERC, from the exons AATGGCACTGGGATCAGG AAAGAAGATCTGGATATTGTGTGTGAGAGGTTCACTACAAGTAAACTGCAGTCCTTTGAGGATTTAGCTCGTATTTCTACCTATGGCTTTCGGGGTGAG GCTTTGGCCAGCATCAGCCACGTGGCTCATGTTACTATTACAACCAAAACAGCTGATGCAAAGTGCGCATACAG AGCGAATTATTCAGATGGAAAGCTGAAAGCTCCTCCTAAACCATGTGCAGGCAATCAGGGGACCCAGATCACG GTGGAGGACCTTTTTTACAACATATCCACGAGgaggaaagctttaaaaaatcccAGTGAAGAGTATGGGAAAATTTTGGAAGTTGTTGGCAG GTATTCAATACACAATTCAGGCATTAGTTTCTCAGTTAAAAAA CAAGGTGAGACTGTAGCTGACGTTAGGACACTGCCTAATGCCACAACGGTGGACAATATTCGCTCCATCTTTGGAAATGCTGTTAGCCG AGAACTGATAGAAGTTGGGTGTGAGGATAAAACCCTAGCCTTCAAAATGAATGGCTACATATCCAATGCAAATTACTCAGTGAAGAAGTGCATCTTCTTACTCTTCATCAACC atCGTCTGGTAGAGTCAACTTCCTTAAGAAAAGCCATTGAAACAGTGTATGCTGCATATTTGCCCAAAAACACACACCCATTCCTGTACCTCAG CTTAGAGATCAGCCCCCAGAACGTGGATGTCAATGTGCACCCCACAAAGCACGAAGTTCACTTCCTGCACGAGGACAGCATCCTGGAGCGGGTGCAGCAGCACATTGAGAGCAAGCTCCTGGGCTCCAACTCCTCCAGGATGTACTTCACCCAG GCTTTACTACCAGGTCTTGCTGGCCCCTCTGGGGAGGTGGTTAAATCCACAATGGGTGTGACCCCCTCATCTACTTCTGGAAGTGGCGACAAGGTCTATGCCCACCAGATGGTCCGCACAGATTCACGGGAACAGAAGCTCGATGCCTTTCTGCAGCCTGTAAGCAAGGCCCTGTCCATTCAGCCTCAGGACGTTGTCCCAGAAGACAGGACCGATGCTTccagtggcagggctgggcagcAAGATGAGGAAATGCTTGAACTCCCAGAGCCTGCTCAAGTGGCTGCCAGAAATCAGGCCACGGAGGGAGATGCGAGAGAGGGGACTTCGGAAACGGCAGAGAAGAGAGGGTCCCCTTCCAGCCCGGGCAACCCCAG AAAGAGGCCTCGGGAAAGCTCTGATGTGGAAATGGTGGAAGATGATTCCCGAAAGGAAATGACAGCAGCGTGTACCCCTCGGCGGAGGGTCATCAACCTCACCAGCGTGCTGAGCCTCCAGGAGGAAATTGACGAGCGGGGACATGCGA CACTCCGGGAGATGCTGCATAACCACTCCTTTGTGGGCTGCGTGAATCCACAGTGGGCCTTGGCGCAGCATCAGACCAAGTTATACCTTCTCAACACCACCAAACTGAG tgaagaACTGTTCTACCAGATACTCATTTATGATTTTGCCAATTTCGGTATTCTGAGGCTGTCG gaagggAACCTGACTGGATTACCCCTGCTGATTGACAACTATGTGCCCCCTTTGGAGGGTCTGCCTATCTTCATTCTTCGACTCGCCACGGAG GTGAACTGGGATGAAGAGAAGGAATGTTTTGAAAGCCTCAGTAAAGAATGTGCTATGTTTTATTCCATTCGGAAGCAGTATATATCTGAGGAGTCGACCCTCTCGGGCCAGCAG AGCGAAGTGTCGGGCTCCTCTGCAAACCCCTGGAAGTGGACTGTGGAACACATTGTTTATAAAGCCTTCCGCTCCCACCTTCTGCCTCCTAAACATTTCACAGAAGATGGAAATATCCTACAGCTTGCTAACCTGCCCGATCTGTACAAAGTCTTCGAGAGGTGCTGA